In Actinomycetota bacterium, one genomic interval encodes:
- a CDS encoding tetratricopeptide repeat protein: MPKALTPRSGGHHRARSAHRSDLPRDVMDELQRVTKPTQLRDAVSRLSRAVDLLDRGDSGAAAAEAAKAKQLSPRSAAIREVLGLALYGQGRWQEALTELKAYRRFSGRADQNHVIADCLRALGKPQDAVPLAEEELRAKVPNEAKAEAVVVAASALADQGRFAEALAFLGRAKTREAVSEPYTLRLWYVRGDILAKAGRKDEASAEFRKIMRHDPSAFDAAERLAELE, translated from the coding sequence ATGCCCAAAGCCCTCACCCCCCGTTCCGGTGGTCACCACCGTGCCCGGTCGGCGCACCGTTCCGATCTCCCGCGCGACGTGATGGACGAGCTCCAGCGGGTCACGAAGCCCACCCAGCTCCGCGATGCCGTGTCGCGTCTGTCGCGGGCCGTCGATCTGCTCGACCGGGGCGACTCGGGAGCGGCGGCGGCCGAGGCGGCGAAGGCGAAGCAGCTGTCGCCGCGCTCGGCGGCGATCCGGGAGGTTCTCGGCCTCGCGCTCTACGGCCAGGGGCGGTGGCAGGAGGCCCTGACGGAGTTGAAGGCGTACCGACGATTCAGCGGACGCGCGGACCAGAACCACGTGATCGCCGACTGCCTACGGGCATTGGGCAAGCCGCAGGATGCGGTGCCGCTCGCCGAAGAGGAGCTGCGGGCGAAGGTTCCCAACGAGGCGAAGGCCGAGGCCGTGGTCGTGGCAGCGTCGGCCCTCGCCGATCAGGGGCGGTTCGCGGAGGCCCTGGCGTTCCTCGGCAGGGCCAAGACCCGCGAGGCGGTCTCCGAGCCGTACACGTTGCGACTGTGGTACGTGCGGGGAGACATCCTGGCGAAGGCGGGACGGAAGGACGAGGCATCCGCCGAGTTCCGGAAGATCATGCGACACGACCCCTCCGCGTTCGACGCCGCCGAACGCCTCGCCGAGCTCGAGTAG